The following are from one region of the Periophthalmus magnuspinnatus isolate fPerMag1 chromosome 5, fPerMag1.2.pri, whole genome shotgun sequence genome:
- the anxa6 gene encoding annexin A6 isoform X2 → MVFRGTITDAPDFDPSADAEALYNAMKGIGSDKEAILDLVTSRSNAQRQEVIAAYKSNFGKDLIEDLKYELTGKFERLIVSLMRTPPYHDAKEIHDALKGAGTDEKCLIEILASRHNQQIHDMVAAYRDAYGREMEEDIIADTSGHFKKMLVVLLQGTRDESGAVDEDLVAEDVQDLYAAGEEQWGTDEAKFIMILGNRSIPHLRKVFDEYEKAYETTIEDSIKSELSGDFERLMLAVVQCIRSFSMFFAKRLYKSMKGLGTADNTLIRIMICRSELDMLDIRECFRLRYEKSLYNMIKDDTSGDYKRTLLNLCGGDDDLAGEFFPEAAQIAYKMWEISATTRVQLRPTVRPASDFDPAADAQALRKAMKGFGTDEDAIIDIVANRSNAQRQEIRQAFKSLLGRDLMKDLKSELSKNLERLIISLMLTPAEFDAKMMRKAMEGAGTDEHALIEILVTRTNEQILAMNEAYLHGYKKSLEDAIQSDTSGHFCRILTSLVQGAREEGPADFDRADSDAQELAEACNAESDDMEMKFMSILCTRSFPHLRRVFQEFVRYTNKDIEQIIKKEMSGDVKNAFYAIVCSVKNQPLYFADRLYKAMKGLGTDDRALIRIMVSRSEVDLFNIRKEFKETHDTSLHDFIQGDTSGDYRKTLLILCGGED, encoded by the exons ATG GTATTCAGAGGGACTATCACCGATGCTCCGGACTTCGACCCCTCCGCAGACGCAGAGGCCCTGTACAATGCTATGAAGGGCATTG GCAGTGACAAAGAGGCCATCTTGGATCTGGTGACATCACGAAGCAACGCCCAAAGACAGGAAGTCATCGCAGCTTATAAAAGCAACTTTGGAAAG GACCTGATAGAAGACCTGAAGTACGAGCTGACGGGGAAGTTTGAGCGGCTCATTGTGAGTTTGATGAGGACTCCTCCATATCACGATGCCAAAGAAATTCACGATGCCCTTAAG GGAGCAGGAACAGATGAGAAATGTTTAATTGAAATTCTGGCTTCAAGACACAACCAGCAGATTCATGACATGGTCGCAGCCTACAGAGATG CATATGGCAGAGAAATGGAGGAGGACATCATCGCAGACACTTCAGGACATTTTAAGAAGATGCTGGTTGTTTTGCTTCAG GGGACCAGGGATGAGTCAGGAGCGGTGGATGAGGATTTAGTTGCAGAGGACGTCCAG GACCTGTACGCTGCCGGAGAGGAGCAGTGGGGCACAGATGAGGCCAAGTTCATCATGATCCTGGGAAATCGCAGTATACCTCACCTGCGCAAAG TTTTCGATGAGTATGAAAAAGCTTATGAGACCACCATTGAGGACAGTATCAAGAGCGAACTGTCCGGGGACTTTGAACGCCTCATGTTGGCTGTTG tgcagTGCATCCGAagtttctctatgttttttgccaAACGTCTTTACAAATCTATGAAg GGCCTGGGCACAGCAGACAACACCCTGATCCGGATCATGATCTGCCGCTCAGAGCTGGACATGTTGGACATCAGGGAGTGTTTCCGCCTTCGCTATGAAAAGTCCCTCTACAACATGATCAAG GACGACACTTCTGGAGACTACAAGAGGACTCTGCTCAACCTGTGTGGAGGAGATGACGA TCTGGCTGGAGAGTTCTTCCCTGAGGCAGCTCAGATTGCCTATAAGATGTGGGAGATCAGCGCCACGACCAGAGTCCAG TTGAGGCCGACAGTTCGTCCAGCCTCCGATTTTGACCCTGCAGCTGATGCCCAAGCTCTCAGGAAGGCCATGAAGGGATTTG GAACTGATGAAGACGCCATCATTGACATTGTGGCGAACAGAAGCAATGCTCAAAGACAAGAGATAAGACAAGCATTTAAGTCTCTGCTCGGACGG GACCTGATGAAGGACCTGAAGTCGGAGCTGTCTAAGAACCTGGAGCGTCTGATCATCAGTCTGATGTTGACTCCTGCTGAGTTTGACGCCAAGATGATGAGGAAGGCCATGgag GGAGCAGGCACAGATGAACATGCTCTGATTGAAATCCTTGTCACTCGAACCAATGAACAAATCCTCGCCATGAATGAGGCCTACCTGCACG GTTATAAAAAGTCTTTGGAGGACGCCATCCAGTCTGACACCTCTGGACACTTCTGCCGCatcctcacctctctggtccAG GGAGCGAGAGAAGAGGGCCCAGCTGATTTTGACAGAGCAGATTCAGATGCCCAG gAACTCGCCGAGGCCTGTAATGCAGAGTCTGACGATATGGAGATGAAGTTCATGAGCATTTTATGTACCAGAAGCTTCCCCCATCTGCGCAGAG TTTTCCAAGAGTTTGTGAGATACACCAACAAAGACATTGAGCAGATCATAAAGAAGGAGATGTCAGGAGATGTCAAGAACGCTTTCTACGCCATTG TGTGCAGTGTAAAGAACCAGCCGTTGTACTTTGCAGACCGGTTGTACAAAGCCATGAAG GGCCTGGGCACAGACGATCGTGCTCTGATTCGGATCATGGTGTCCCGCTCGGAGGTCGACCTGTTCAACATCAGGAAGGAGTTTAAAGAGACACACGACACCTCCCTGCACGACTTCATCCAG GGAGACACTTCTGGAGACTATCGTAAAACTCTGCTGATTCTGTGCGGTGGAGAAGACTGA
- the anxa6 gene encoding annexin A6 isoform X1 yields the protein MVFRGTITDAPDFDPSADAEALYNAMKGIGSDKEAILDLVTSRSNAQRQEVIAAYKSNFGKDLIEDLKYELTGKFERLIVSLMRTPPYHDAKEIHDALKGAGTDEKCLIEILASRHNQQIHDMVAAYRDAYGREMEEDIIADTSGHFKKMLVVLLQGTRDESGAVDEDLVAEDVQDLYAAGEEQWGTDEAKFIMILGNRSIPHLRKVFDEYEKAYETTIEDSIKSELSGDFERLMLAVVQCIRSFSMFFAKRLYKSMKGLGTADNTLIRIMICRSELDMLDIRECFRLRYEKSLYNMIKDDTSGDYKRTLLNLCGGDDDLAGEFFPEAAQIAYKMWEISATTRVQLRPTVRPASDFDPAADAQALRKAMKGFGTDEDAIIDIVANRSNAQRQEIRQAFKSLLGRDLMKDLKSELSKNLERLIISLMLTPAEFDAKMMRKAMEGAGTDEHALIEILVTRTNEQILAMNEAYLHGYKKSLEDAIQSDTSGHFCRILTSLVQGAREEGPADFDRADSDAQELAEACNAESDDMEMKFMSILCTRSFPHLRRVFQEFVRYTNKDIEQIIKKEMSGDVKNAFYAIVCSVKNQPLYFADRLYKAMKGLGTDDRALIRIMVSRSEVDLFNIRKEFKETHDTSLHDFIQVETSIGDTSGDYRKTLLILCGGED from the exons ATG GTATTCAGAGGGACTATCACCGATGCTCCGGACTTCGACCCCTCCGCAGACGCAGAGGCCCTGTACAATGCTATGAAGGGCATTG GCAGTGACAAAGAGGCCATCTTGGATCTGGTGACATCACGAAGCAACGCCCAAAGACAGGAAGTCATCGCAGCTTATAAAAGCAACTTTGGAAAG GACCTGATAGAAGACCTGAAGTACGAGCTGACGGGGAAGTTTGAGCGGCTCATTGTGAGTTTGATGAGGACTCCTCCATATCACGATGCCAAAGAAATTCACGATGCCCTTAAG GGAGCAGGAACAGATGAGAAATGTTTAATTGAAATTCTGGCTTCAAGACACAACCAGCAGATTCATGACATGGTCGCAGCCTACAGAGATG CATATGGCAGAGAAATGGAGGAGGACATCATCGCAGACACTTCAGGACATTTTAAGAAGATGCTGGTTGTTTTGCTTCAG GGGACCAGGGATGAGTCAGGAGCGGTGGATGAGGATTTAGTTGCAGAGGACGTCCAG GACCTGTACGCTGCCGGAGAGGAGCAGTGGGGCACAGATGAGGCCAAGTTCATCATGATCCTGGGAAATCGCAGTATACCTCACCTGCGCAAAG TTTTCGATGAGTATGAAAAAGCTTATGAGACCACCATTGAGGACAGTATCAAGAGCGAACTGTCCGGGGACTTTGAACGCCTCATGTTGGCTGTTG tgcagTGCATCCGAagtttctctatgttttttgccaAACGTCTTTACAAATCTATGAAg GGCCTGGGCACAGCAGACAACACCCTGATCCGGATCATGATCTGCCGCTCAGAGCTGGACATGTTGGACATCAGGGAGTGTTTCCGCCTTCGCTATGAAAAGTCCCTCTACAACATGATCAAG GACGACACTTCTGGAGACTACAAGAGGACTCTGCTCAACCTGTGTGGAGGAGATGACGA TCTGGCTGGAGAGTTCTTCCCTGAGGCAGCTCAGATTGCCTATAAGATGTGGGAGATCAGCGCCACGACCAGAGTCCAG TTGAGGCCGACAGTTCGTCCAGCCTCCGATTTTGACCCTGCAGCTGATGCCCAAGCTCTCAGGAAGGCCATGAAGGGATTTG GAACTGATGAAGACGCCATCATTGACATTGTGGCGAACAGAAGCAATGCTCAAAGACAAGAGATAAGACAAGCATTTAAGTCTCTGCTCGGACGG GACCTGATGAAGGACCTGAAGTCGGAGCTGTCTAAGAACCTGGAGCGTCTGATCATCAGTCTGATGTTGACTCCTGCTGAGTTTGACGCCAAGATGATGAGGAAGGCCATGgag GGAGCAGGCACAGATGAACATGCTCTGATTGAAATCCTTGTCACTCGAACCAATGAACAAATCCTCGCCATGAATGAGGCCTACCTGCACG GTTATAAAAAGTCTTTGGAGGACGCCATCCAGTCTGACACCTCTGGACACTTCTGCCGCatcctcacctctctggtccAG GGAGCGAGAGAAGAGGGCCCAGCTGATTTTGACAGAGCAGATTCAGATGCCCAG gAACTCGCCGAGGCCTGTAATGCAGAGTCTGACGATATGGAGATGAAGTTCATGAGCATTTTATGTACCAGAAGCTTCCCCCATCTGCGCAGAG TTTTCCAAGAGTTTGTGAGATACACCAACAAAGACATTGAGCAGATCATAAAGAAGGAGATGTCAGGAGATGTCAAGAACGCTTTCTACGCCATTG TGTGCAGTGTAAAGAACCAGCCGTTGTACTTTGCAGACCGGTTGTACAAAGCCATGAAG GGCCTGGGCACAGACGATCGTGCTCTGATTCGGATCATGGTGTCCCGCTCGGAGGTCGACCTGTTCAACATCAGGAAGGAGTTTAAAGAGACACACGACACCTCCCTGCACGACTTCATCCAGGTAGAAACAAGCATC GGAGACACTTCTGGAGACTATCGTAAAACTCTGCTGATTCTGTGCGGTGGAGAAGACTGA